From a region of the Fusarium verticillioides 7600 chromosome 9, whole genome shotgun sequence genome:
- a CDS encoding 3-oxoacyl-[acyl-carrier protein] reductase gives MSDRVSQLAGHLNYPKGLLAGQVAIITGSGQGIGAEAARLFAKEGAKVVVADIDAEKSKAVADDINKNGGQAIAVPGDILKAEYVNDLVKKAAEFGDGKINIIVNNAGYTWDGVIHKMTDKQWDTILALHCTAPFTLVRAAAPYFRVRDGAPRCIVNISSTSGVHGNAGQLNYSLAKAGITGFTKTIAKEWGPSFGVRANTIAFGHILTRLTAAKEDGAFVTGPDGEKIALGIPTKQKEAAGDNAHADIPLRRPGTATEAASAVLAVASPLFSYVSGQTIMVTGGRNM, from the exons ATGTCGGACCGTGTTAGTCAACTCGCGGGTCATCTCAACTACCCCAAAGGTCTCCTCGCTGGCCAAGTAGCTATCATCACAGGCAGCGGCCAAGGCATCGGTGCAGAAGCGGCCCGGCTCTTTGCCAAAGAGGGCGCGAAAGTTGTTGTTGCAGATATCGACGCGG AAAAGtccaaggctgttgctgatgacaTCAATAAGAATGGCGGCCAGGCTATAGCTGTGCCCGGAGACATTCTCAAGGCAGAATATGTCAATGAtctggtcaagaaggctgcagaATTTGGCGACGGAAAGATCAACATTATCGTCAACAATGCGGGCTACACTTGGGACGGTGTCATTCACAAGATGACAGACAAGCAGTGGGATACtattcttgctcttcactGTACTGCCCCTTTCACTCTCGTCCGCGCAGCAGCACCTTACTTCCGTGTACGCGATGGCGCTCCTCGTTGCATTGTCAATATCTCGTCTACATCTGGAGTGCACGGCAATGCGGGACAGCTCAACTATTCTCTTGCAAAGGCGGGTATTACAGGCTTCACAAAGACGATTGCCAAGGAGTGGGGTCCCTCCTTTGGCGTGAGAGCGAATACTATTGCCTTTGGACATATCCTCACCAGATTGACGGCGGCAAAGGAAGATGGCGCGTTTGTCACCGGGCCAGATGGTGAGAAAATTGCCCTGGGTATTCCGACAAAGCAGAAGGAGGCAGCGGGGGATAATGCCCATGCAGATATTCCACTGAGGAGACCTGGTACTGCGACTGAAGCTGCGAGCGCTGTTCTGGCTGTGGCGAGTCCACTGTTCTCGTATGTGTCAGGTCAGACCATCATGGTCACTGGAGGTCGTAATATGTAG
- a CDS encoding dolichol-phosphate mannosyltransferase, translating into MATTKNKYSVILPTYNERKNLPIITWLLNRTFTENNLDWELIIVDDGSPDGTQEVAQQLVKVYSPHVVLKPRAGKLGLGTAYVHGLKFVTGNFVIIMDADFSHHPKFIPEMVALQAKGNYDIVTGTRYAGNGGVFGWDLKRKFVSRGANLFADTVLRPGVSDLTGSFRLYKRAALEKAIASTESKGYSFQMELMVRAKAMGCTVAEVPISFVDRLYGESKLGGDEIVQYAQGVFNLWLKV; encoded by the exons ATGGCCACAACTAAGAACAAGTACTCGGTTATCTTGCCAACCTACAATGAGCGCAAGAACCTGCCCATCATTACCTGGCTGTTGAACCGCACCTTTACTGAGAA CAACCTCGATTGggaactcatcatcgtcgacgaCGGCTCCCCCGATGGAACCCAAGAAGTTGCCCAGCAGCTCGTCAAGGTCTACTCCCCCCACGTTGTGCTCAAGCCCCGCGCTGGCAAGCTCGGTCTCGGAACAGCCTACGTCCACGGTCTCAAGTTCGTCACCGGcaacttcgtcatcatcatggacgCCGACTTCTCCCACCACCCCAAGTTCATCCCCGAGATGGTCgctctccaggccaagggcaaCTACGACATCGTCACGGGTACTCGCTACGCTGGAAACGGCGGTGTCTTTGGTTGGGATCTCAAGCGCAAGTTTGTCAGCCGTGGCGCCAACTTGTTCGCCGATACTGTCCTCCGCCCTGGCGTGAGTGACCTCACGGGCAGCTTCCGACTGTACAAGCGTGCTGCGCtggagaaggccattgcTAGCACTGAGAGCAAGGGATACAGTTTCCAGATGGAACTTATGGTGCGTGCGAAGGCTATGGGATGCACCGTCGCTGAGGTTCCCATCTCTTTCGTCGATCGTCTTTATGGAGAGAGCAAGCTTGGCGGTGACGAGATTGTTCAGTATGCCCAGGGTGTCTTCAACCTGTGGCTCAAGGTCTAA